The Prunus dulcis chromosome 5, ALMONDv2, whole genome shotgun sequence genomic sequence TAAACCACTTTGCAAAACATCAACAATTAAAGGTGAATAGAATAAGACTCCATCTTAGGATTGCTATGGCTTTTAAGAAGCTGCTGAAGAAAAAGTTATTAAAGTAGTGTTTTCTCCAATTGTATAAGAGCTACTGAAAATAAGTAGAATCACTCAGTTAGGTGCTCTTTAGAAACAAAAAGTGCAAGCACCTTGTTGAAAACAATCCCAAAAGCAGCATGAAACAAAGTAATCAGAAACCACCACTACCGAATAGTGCTTACCATCTTTGTGTGATGCTAATTGCCTGCCTGTATGAACTAAAAACCTCCCACTTCTCCAAAAATCAGAATCTGAACTTTGAACCAAAGAACTGACACGCTGAACCAGGTTTCCTTCAAACTGAAATAATAAACATGCCCTACAAGTTGTCAGCCAAAGAACTAACAAAAAAACTGCTGATCAGCATTACAACAATTCACTCACTTGCTCCCAGGCAGCAGACGACATTGACACATAAACTGATAGAACCACACAACCAGGCCTTATGTAGCTCTCCATTTCAGATGGACTGTTGGAAAGCCAATTGTATATCTAAGAGAATAGAGAAACTAACAGTGTAAGATACTCCccgaaaaataaattttacaaGTTTATGATGACAATCGAAACAACAAGAGTGAATCAAAATGAACCATAAACTCTTCACCTGTGCTCGCAATGACCCTGGTAAATGGCTTGGATCCTTATCAAATAGTTTAAATAATATTCTTCCAGTGCGATCCTGTCAAGGGACAATACAATCAATTCAATCCCACAATAACTGGTAGACCAACATCCAATAGGTTCACATACAGACTTGAAGTAAACCAAAGTacatatataaagcaaaaggttGTAATTCATCAGTACCTGAGGATCAGAATTCAAGCTAGAAGGTGAATGATCTGAACCAGAAGAAGTATAACCAGCTTGATGCGGAAAACTTTGAATGGAGCTAGCATCAGCGCCTCTATTTGACCCTCTAAAAAGATCAAAAGGCATGTTACAGCCATGAGTCCTGCTAGAGTCAGGGTTTGCATTAATCTCTTTGCTTATTGACAATTTCTCAGACTTCACAGTTTCAGCCATACTCTTCATTGGAAACAGAGTTTGCACTACAGGAGGGGAAGATGAAGGAGACCTATCCTCGGTCGGATTACTACTGTCAGAAGAGAAATACTTTCTAGAAGAAGCCAGTTTTGGCGGACTATCATTCTCAGGTGAAGAGCTAAATAGCTGTAAAGGTAAATTAACGCGAGTTTCTTGAACCTGGCAGTCTGAATCCTCCATGGGAGACTGGTAACTAGTACTACTTCTCTCTCCCCCAGCGGAATTAAACTCCTGTGTAGGTATCTTGTGCAAATTGGGACCAGCTGCCTGGTCAGAGCAGGTCAACTTAGTTTTCTCACTGTCACTGCTCTGGCTGCTCTTTTGAGATAACATTGCGAGAGCTTCAGGAGAAGAAGCTGCTAGAGTAGCTGATAGTACAGTAAGCAAGTCAACAGTTGATGCAGATGTTCTTCCATTCAATTTGTTTTGAAGATCTAAAGCAAGTAGTTCCACAGCTTTCCTATTTAAACTTCCGAGATTAGGCAACTTTGCAGCAAGGTCTGCTGGCAAAGGTAATGAATTTATCTTACTAAGAATCTGAAGGAGCTGCTCTCTGTCCAGTACTGATGAGCAGTTGATATTTCTGACATcatttttccctataaatttGAGTACATAAATTTAGCATCGGACCACTGGAGAGATAACATCAATGAACTCAACCATAGTATCAACGTACTCAACCATAGTCTTTTTACCTTGTGGACGAGCTATAGCAGCTAGCAAGTTGACGatatccaaatttccaatGCTTTTGTTATCCCCGTCTCCTGGGAGAGTGAGCCGTGAAGTAACATCCTCTGGTTGGGTTTTCCTTCTTCGCCGGTTATGCCCAGCAAGTCTCCGTCTACAACTTCTCTTCCCCTCATCAAACTCTGAAAGGGGGTGAAACCTGCAACAACCAACAAAGATTACAACTTTGGAGCAAGCAAAATCACCccataaaaaggaaaaggaaatagaaagaaaccaaaacaaacaaaaaaaacatttgccATTTATGTAAACCAAACTTCTTGCAAAATAATAGATAAAGAGAACTTCTAAAAAGATCTATAAGTTGAGGGATCTTTTGGTATGGGCGAAATCAAATCAGTAGAGACAAATACAATCATTAAGAAATTGAGGGCAAAAGGACTGGATATTTAACCTGCTGCACTGCTGGCAGAACCTCTGCATCTGCTTGGCAACAGGGGCTTTGGTGGCTTTACTGTGAATCTCACAAACTTTATGCCGGCGATGGTAGTCCTTGGCATTCGACAGATCTTCCTTACAGTTATCAACTTGGCACATAGGATAGCTGCCATTCCCTGGAGATCCAGAGCGGACCCTTTTGTTGGGCCGGGGCACGGGCTCCTCCACAGAGGTCAAGCCCCCGGCGAGATTTAATTGAAGGctttcatcatcttcatcttccgCAGTGTTCTTCACAGCCCCAGAAGCTTCCTCTTTCTTCCCCTGCTCTGTTCTGGAACTACCCAGATGCAGCATCTCAGCGTCCAGTGGCTTGGCAACGAATCTAACGTTGTCCCAGTCCCAAACGTTAGGATTCCAGTTGTTCCCTGCGGTTGTGAAGCGCGGCTGCTGCGAGTGAGGGTGTTGATAATTGGAGCCCTGGTAAGGGAGATCGCGCTTCCTCGCCATGGCCGGCACATCGCAGAACCGGCCCGAGAGCgtttgatgaatgaaaattgGGGCAGCAACTTGGCCACCAACGTCTTCCATCCCAGATTCAAGACAACCcaaaacacagaaaattcTAGGCAGCACAAAAATTGGACAAAGTCAATAACTGCTTTGAACAAATCATTCACAACTCAAAAGCTACAAACCATAAACTATCAACCTTCATCCTACACAACAAATCATTTCAAGTCATGTACGCAAGTTTCACGCAAAGATTGAGTAGTTcctaaacatttttttttatctgacggaaaccattttatttttatttttattttctgttttcagcTTAGTTCAAAGAAATAGGTGTGTGAGTCGGCGAATAAAAAGCAAAGCTTCCTGCATACCAAATCGGAGAAAATTTAGCGAAATAAGTTGCATACCTTCACAGAAATCTACAATCTATCCACATCTTTTTACACAAAAATCTTCACTTTGCGTCTCCAGAGaaataaactgaaaaactgTCACTGAGAAGTGAacaatcaaaaccaaaccctCTTCGTTTTAGATTAACTCCGATCGACGTCCGATCTAAATGTCATCCAAGTTCtgagtcttcttcttttgactGGTCATCTCAGCACAAAAACAGCAACACCAACACCAACAAAGCTAGGTAGCTAGCTGCCTCTTCTCTTGTAAATCGCAGAAACAATAacagaagaaatcaaaagaCTGATTCTGCGTCTGCGTCTTCGTCCGATAACAAACCAAATCTGAAACCGTTAACAGCTGCAAATCTGAAGATCCAGCTGATGAGAACAAACTCAaatctcttctcttttcttctcttgtcttctctatctctctctctctctctctctctctctctgtccaGGGCAAACTTTTCTTCTACTTTTCTCTCTCCAGACTCCAAGTccctaacttttttttttccttcttctctctgtcCTTGCTTGCAACAAACTTTTTCTTTCGGTGAATGGCAGCAAAGCGTAAATTCGAGAAATCTTGAGGTGGACTTGAGGGCCGTC encodes the following:
- the LOC117627116 gene encoding squamosa promoter-binding-like protein 14; translation: MEDVGGQVAAPIFIHQTLSGRFCDVPAMARKRDLPYQGSNYQHPHSQQPRFTTAGNNWNPNVWDWDNVRFVAKPLDAEMLHLGSSRTEQGKKEEASGAVKNTAEDEDDESLQLNLAGGLTSVEEPVPRPNKRVRSGSPGNGSYPMCQVDNCKEDLSNAKDYHRRHKVCEIHSKATKAPVAKQMQRFCQQCSRFHPLSEFDEGKRSCRRRLAGHNRRRRKTQPEDVTSRLTLPGDGDNKSIGNLDIVNLLAAIARPQGKNDVRNINCSSVLDREQLLQILSKINSLPLPADLAAKLPNLGSLNRKAVELLALDLQNKLNGRTSASTVDLLTVLSATLAASSPEALAMLSQKSSQSSDSEKTKLTCSDQAAGPNLHKIPTQEFNSAGGERSSTSYQSPMEDSDCQVQETRVNLPLQLFSSSPENDSPPKLASSRKYFSSDSSNPTEDRSPSSSPPVVQTLFPMKSMAETVKSEKLSISKEINANPDSSRTHGCNMPFDLFRGSNRGADASSIQSFPHQAGYTSSGSDHSPSSLNSDPQDRTGRILFKLFDKDPSHLPGSLRAQIYNWLSNSPSEMESYIRPGCVVLSVYVSMSSAAWEQFEGNLVQRVSSLVQSSDSDFWRSGRFLVHTGRQLASHKDGKIRICKAWRSCSSPELISVSPLAVVGGQETSLVLRGRNLTNLGTRIHCTYLGGYTSKEATGSTYHGTMYDEINLGSFQVHDASPGVLGRCFIEVENGFKGNGFPVIIADATICRELRLLESVFDAEAKACDVISEDENRDYGRPTSREEVLHFLNELGWLFQRKRICSMLQEPRYSLSRFKFLLTFTVEKDCCVLVKTLLDILFERNLDGDGLSGESLGMLSDIQLLNRAVKRRCRKMVDLLVNYSVISSDKRYIFPPNLAGPGGMTPLHLAACMSNTDDMIDALTNDPQEIGLNCWNSLLDANGQSPYAYSLMRNNYSYNKLVARKLADTRNSQVTVTIGNEIEQPQMTMELERRTSTRFRQGSGSCAKCAMAASKYSRRVPGAQGLLQRPFIHSMLAIAAVCVCVCLFLRGSPDIGLVAPFKWENLDFGTI